The Streptomyces sp. R28 region CCCGCGAGCGCGGCGCGCGCTACCTTCAGGCGGCCCCGGAAGACGGCATGCACGCCCTCCGGCACGCGTACGCTTCCGTGCTCCTGGACGCAGGGGAGAGCATCAAGGCTCTCTCCGAGTACCTCGGGCACTCGGACCCGGGCTTCACGCTCCGGACGTACACGCACTTGCTGCCGTCCAGCGAGACCCGCACGCGCAAGGCGATCGACGACGCCTTCACGGAAACGGAAGCCGAGGCGGAAGGCGACGGCGATCCGCCCGCTGCCCAGGGCACATCAGCACCCCCAGCGAAACCAATGTGCCCTCAATGTGCCCTGGCCGCCTAACGGCCTCTCCCCGGCACCAAAAAGGGCGAGGCCCGAAGACCCCGCCCAACCCGCAAGAAACCCCACCTCAGGGCCACACAAGGCAATAAGGCTGATGCCCCGCCTCATGCAACCGATGGCTGAAGTCCTGCCACTCGTGCAGCAGTTGGTACACGTTGAACGCGTCCCGCGGCCCCCCACGGTCCGGCACCGTGGACCAGATGAAAGCGGCCGCGCCCACCGCTTCCTCTCCTATGCCCCGCAGCGGATCGACCACCGTCATCGGCAGCTTGACCACCGCGTAGTCGGGATGCAGGACCACCAGCTCCAGCGGCGGCACCTTGTGCAGCGGGACGCCCTCGATGCCCGTCAGGACCATCGCGGCCATCGTCTCCGGCTTGATCTTGGTGAACATGCCGTTCATGCCGAGCTCGTCGCCGCCGAGTTCCTCGGGGCGCATCGAGATCGGGACGCGGGCCGCGGTCGCACCGTCGGGCGCGCCGAAGTACTTGTACGTCACCCCCACCCGACCACCATTCCTGCTTGCCCTCAGCCGCTCCATGTGACGGTCGGCCCGCTCTGACTCGTTCGGTACACCCGGCATACCCGGTACTACGTGTCCCTGACGTGCTTCGTTCGAATCCTCCGCGTCGCGCCGGTGCTTTCCCCGCCGGGCACGTCGAGGACCCAGGTCATCAGTCCCCTCGCCCAGCCCGCCACCGCGATGCATATCTCCACCCGACTGCTTTTCTAGGACGCGTGACGCCCGCCGCGCAACCCGATCATCGTGTCAGTGACCTCCCCCGCGGCCGCCCGCCGAAACGTGCGTTGAAACACCTGTCCGCAGGATCTTTTCAGTCCCCGACCATCACGCCCCGCATGAGCTGTGTGTATCACGTCCAGTCTCGCAGATCGCGGGGAGGTGACGGGGGGTGATCGGGGGCGAGGGGGCGTGACCGGGGGAGCGGAGAGGGGAGGGAGGGGGCAGGAAAGGAGGAGCGGAGGGGGAGGGAAAGGGGAGGGGCGGGGGAGGCCATCCCCTGTCGGCCCCGCCCGGTCGAGCAGCGCCCCGCTGTCCCCGCCGCCCCCTGGCCTACCCTGAGGAGGTCACTGGCAACCGGAGTCCGAGATCATCGGAGTAGGTCACAGAAGGTCGGAGTAGTCGCAGGTCATGAGCGAAGCGCCCTCTTCAGCAACGCCCTATCCATTCGATGCGCCTGCCTCGCAGGCTCTGTTCGACCGTGCGGCCGCCGTCACGCCGGGCGGCGTGAACTCCCCGGTGCGCGCCTTCCGGGCCGTGGGCGGTACGCCGCGGTTCATGGTGTCCGGCACGGGTCCGTACCTGACCGACGCCGACGGGCGCGAGTACGTCGACCTGGTCTGCTCCTGGGGGCCCATGATCCTCGGGCACTCCCACCCGGCCGTCATCGCCGCCGTCCAGGACGCCGTCTCCCGCGGCACCTCCTTCGGTACGCCCGGTGAGGGCGAGGTCGCGCTCGCCGAGGAGATGGTCGACCGGATCGAACCGCTCGAGCAGGTGCGGCTCGTCTCCAGCGGTACCGAGGCCACCATGTCCGCCATCCGGCTCGCCCGCGGGTTCACCCGGCGGACCAAGGTGATCAAGTTCGCCGGGTGCTATCACGGGCACGTCGACTCGCTGCTCGCCGCCGCCGGGTCGGGGGTCGCCACCTTCGCCCTGCCCGACACCCCCGGCGTCACCGGCGCCCAGGCCGGCGACACCATCGTCCTCCCTTACAACGACCTCGAATCCGTACACGAGGCCTTCCACCGCCACCCCGGTGAGATCGCCTGCGTGATCACCGAGGCCTCGCCCGGCAACATGGGCGTCGTCCCGCCGCTCCCCGGTTTCAACCAGGGACTGAAGGACGCCTGCCAGAAGAACGGCGCCCTCTATATCTCCGACGAGGTCATGACAGGGTTCAGGACCAGTCGTGCCGGGTGGTACGGCATCGACGGGGTCAAGCCCGACCTCATGACCTTCGGCAAGGTGATGGGGGGCGGGTTCCCGGCCGCCGCCTTCGGTGGCCGCGCGGATGTGATGGCCCACCTCGCGCCCGCCGGGCCCGTCTACCAGGCCGGCACCCTCTCCGGGAACCCGGTCGCCACCGCCGCCGGACTTGCCCAGCTGCGGCTCCTCGACGAGGCCGCGTACGACACCGTCGACGCCGTCTCCGCGCAGATCCAGTCCCTCGTCACCGAGGCCCTCGCCAAGGAAGGCGTCACGCACCGGCTGCAGACGGCCTCCAACATGTTCTCCGTCTTCTTCACGGACCGCGACGTGCGCAACTACGAGGACGCCAAGCGGCAGGAGTCCTTCCGCTTCACCGCCTTCTTCCACTCGATGCTGGAGCAGGGTGTCTATCTGCCGCCCTCGTCCTTCGAGTCCTGGTTCGTTTCCACGTCACACGACGAGCAGGCCGTCCAGCGGATCGCCGACGCCCTCCCGGCGGCGGCCCGAGCGGCGGCGGAGGCCACGGCGGCATGACCGACAGCGCCCTCACCAACATCAGCGACGTGACCGTCGTCCACCTCATGCGGCACGGCGAAGTCGCCAACCCGGACGGGATCCTCTACGGCCGTCTCGCCGGGTATCACCTGTCCGAGCTCGGGCGGCAGATGGCCGACCGGGTCGCCGAGCACCTGGCCTCCCGCGATGTCACGTACGTCTGCGCCTCCCCGCTGGAGCGGGCGCAGGAGACCGCGACACCGATCGCCAAGGCGCACGGGCTCGACCTCGCGACCGACGCGCGGCTCATCGAGGCCGACAACGTCTTCCAGGGCAAGACGTTCGGGGTGGGGGACGGCGCGCTCAAGAAGCCCGAGAACTGGAAGCACCTCGTCAACCCCTTCAAGCCGTCCTGGGGCGAGCCGTACGTCGAGCAGGTCATTCGCATGATGGGCGCGCTCGACGCCGCCAAGGACGCCGCGCGCGGGCACGAGGCCGTGCTGGTCAGTCATCAGCTGCCGATCTGGATCGTGCGGAGTTACGTGGAGAAGCGGCGCCTGTGGCACGACCCGCGCAAGCGGCAGTGCACGCTCGCGTCGGTGACGAGTTTCACGTACCAGGGCGACAAGATCGTGGCCGTCGGTTACTCCGAGCCCGCCATCGACCTCGTCCCCGCCCATCTGCGCGCCGGCGCCAAGCCGGTGAAGGGGAAGGACAAGGCCTTCGGCGCATAGCGAGGACACGTCTTCGGCGCATAACAACGTCCGACAACGTCCGTTTGGGGCGCTGTGACAGTGCTGTTGCATTTGTTCCGAAACGTGTGCGATTAGACGGAACCTCCCTGTTCGTCGCGCCCTCTGACTGGGTGACCACCAGAGGATGCGACGGACGGGAATGGAATGCGCGACTTCAACCGAAGGGGACTTCTCGGGCTCGGAGCCGGAGCGGCCGCGGCCCTCGGACTCGCGGGATGCGGCACCCTCACGCCGTCAGACGGGTCGGACCACGCCGGAGGTTCCGGAGACGGCTCGGACAACAAGCCCGGCACCCAGGCCAACCGCGCGCGTCCCATAGGTGACGGCTCCACCTCGTACACCGGCAAGCAGCCGCACCAGCCCGGCGCGCCGAAGCCCCTCGAACCCGGTGAGACCCCGCCGCAGTTCGTCGTCTTCTCCTGGGACGGCGCCGGCGAGGTGGGCAACGGCCTCTTCCCGCGCTTCCTCGACCTCGCCAAGGAACACGGCGCGCACATGACCTTCTTCCTCTCGGGGCTGTACCTCCTGCCCGAGTCGAAGAAGCGCCTCTACGAGCCCCCGAACAACCCGCGCGGCGCCTCCGACATCGGCTACCTCACCGACGAGCACATCAAGGCGACGCTGAAGGGCGTCCGCCGGGCCTGGCTCGAGGGCCATGAGATAGGCACCCACTTCAACGGCCACTTCTGTGCCGGCACCGGCACCGTCGGCAACTGGACCCCGCAGCAGTGGCGCAGCGAGATCGAGCAGGCGAAGGGCTTCGTGAAGGAGTGGCGGACCAACTCCGGCTGGACCGATCTGCCCTCCCTGCCCTTCGACTACGACAAGGAGCTCGTCGGCGGCCGCACGCCCTGCCTGCTCGGCCAGGACAGCCTGCTGCCCACCGCCCGTGAGCTGGGCTGGCGCTACGACGCCTCCTCGCCGGGCGGCCGCCAGGTGTGGCCGCAGAAGAAGCAGGGGCTGTGGGACCTGCCGTTGCAGCAGATACCTTTCCCCGGACGTTCGTTCGAGGTCCTTTCCATGGACTACAACATGCTCGCCAACCAGTCGGTCAACTCGACGAACGCGCCCAGCTACAACTACCCGGGCTGGCGAACGCAGTCGGCGCAGGCGTACATCCAGGGATTCAAGCGGGCATACGAGACAAACCGCGCCCCCTTCTTCGTCGGCAACCACTTCGAGCAGTGGAACGGCGGCATCTACATGGACGCCGTCGAGCAGGCGCTGAAGCACATCGCGCGGGAGAAGGAGAAGGGCGAGGACATACGGCTGGTCTCCTTCCGGCAGTTCGTGGACTGGATGGACGTGCAGAAGCCGGAGGTGCTCGCCCAGCTGCGGACGCTCGACGTGGGGCAGGCGCCCGCCGAAGGCTGGAACACCTTCCTGAAGGGCAGCTCCACCGGATCCCCGAAGAGCACCTCGAACGCTGCCTGAAATGCGGGTCTACGTCCGGGAGGGGGGTGCGCAAGATCCCCAGAACGGGCATGCGAAACTTTTCACATGAGTGCCGCCAGCCGTGCCCCCCTGCGCTCGAACCGCAGCCGTGCCGTCCTGCTCGCCGCGACAGCCGCAGCCACCGCGCTGACCCTGTCCGCGTGCGGTTCCGGCGGTACGTCGGGCGGCGGCGGTGACACCAACTTCGTCACCGGCAACAACGGCATCGACACGGTCGCCACGAGCGCGCGGACGGCGGCGCCGGCGCTGTCCGGCGAGACCATCGACGGCAAGCAGCTCACCACCGCCGACTACAAGGGCAAGATCCTCGTCATCAACGTATGGGGATCGTGGTGCCCGCCCTGCCGGGCCGAGGCGAAGAACTTCCAGACCGTCTACGAGGACCTCAAGGACCAGGGCGTCGAGTTCGTCGGCATCAACACCCGGGACACCAGCACCACCCCGGCGCTCGCCTTCGAGAAGGAGTTCGGGGTCACCTACCCGAGCCTGTACGACCCCACGGGCAAGCAGATGCTCCGCTTCAAGAAGGGCACGCTCAACCCGCAGCTGATCCCGTCCACGCTGGTCCTCGACCGCCAGGGCAGGATCGCGGTGCGTGCGCTCCAGCCGCTCAGCGAGGACACGCTGCGCGGCATGATCAAGCCCGTCCTCGCGGAGAAGTGACGTGAGCGCGGTGTCCACGCTCGCCGAGACCGTGGTGGGCCCCAACGAGACCGTGCTCAGCGGTGCTCTGTTGCTCGCGCTGCCCATCGCGATGCTCGGCGGCCTCGTCTCCTTCTTCTCCCCGTGCGTCCTGCCGCTCGTCCCCGGTTACCTCTCCTACGTCACCGGAGTCAGCGGCACCGACCTGGCCGAGGCCCGGCGCGGTCGCATGGTCGCCGGTGCCTCCCTCTTCGTGCTCGGCTTCACCGCGGTGTTCGTCTCCGGCGGGGCGCTGTTCGGCTACTGGGGCTCGACCCTGCAGGAGAACAAGGACGTCCTGACGAAGATCCTCGGCGTCGTCATGGTCCTCATGGGCGTCTTCTTCATGGGCCTGATGCCCTGGCTCAGCCAGCGGGAGTTCCGCTTCCACACCAAGCCGGCCACCGGGCTGGCCGGCGCCCCGGTGCTCGGCGCGCTGTTCGGTATCGGCTGGGCGCCCTGCATCGGCCCGACCCTCTCCTCCGTGCAGACGCTCGCCTTCAACGAGGCCAGCGCCGGACGCGGCGCCATACTGACCGTCGCCTACTGCCTCGGCCTCGGCCTGCCTTTCGTGCTCGCCGCGGTCGCCTTCCGCAAGGCGCTCGGCGCCTTCGCCTGGGTCAAGCGCCACTATGTGTGGGTGATGCGCATCGGCGGCACCATGATGATCGTGACCGGTGTGCTGCTGCTGACCGGCGCGTGGGACCGCATCGTGCAGGAGATGCAGGTCTGGTCCGACGGCTTCACTGTGGGGATCTGATCCATGAGCAACACCAAGACCGGCGCGCCCGACAACACCCCGGGGCTTGCCGAGGACCAGGACCTGGGCGCCGCCGGCTCCCAGCTCTCCACCGCCCCCACCGAGGAGATCTCCCACCTCCCTTCGCTCGGCGTCATCGGCTGGGCCCGCTGGTTCTGGCGGCAGCTCACCTCGATGCGGGTCGCGCTGCTGCTGCTCCTGCTGCTGTCGCTCGGCGCGATCCCCGGCTCGCTCATCCCGCAGACCGGCATCGACGAGACGAAGGTCGCCGAGTTCCGCAAGGCGCACGAGACGCTCGCGCCGGTCTACGACAAGCTCGGCCTCTTCCACGTCTACAGCTCGGTGTGGTTCTCCGCGATCTACATCCTGCTGTTCGTCTCCCTCATCGGCTGCATCGTCCCGCGCACCTGGCAGTTCGTCGGCCAGCTGCGCGGCCGTCCGCCGGGTGCTCCGAGGCGCCTGACCCGGCTGCCCGCCTACACCACCTGGCGCACCGAGGCCGAGCCCGAGCAGGTCCGCGCGGCCGCGCTCGCCCTGCTGAAGAAGCGCCGCTTCCGCGCCCACCTCGCCGGTGACGCCGTCGCCGCCGAGAAGGGCTATCTGCGCGAGGTCGGCAACCTCGCCTTCCACATCGCGCTGATCGTGATGCTGATCGCCTTCGCCTGGGGCCAGCTGTTCAAGTCCGAGGGAAACAAGCTGATCGTCGAGGGCGACGGCTTCTCCAACACCCTCACCCAGTACGACGACTTCAAGTCCGGCAGCCTCTTCAGCCAGGACGACCTCGATCCGTTCAGCTTCACCCTGAAGAACTTCGTGGGCACCTACGAGGAATCCGGTCCGAACCGGGGCACCCCGCGCGTCTACAAGGCCGACCTCGCCTACAGCGTGGGCGCCTACGGCAAGGACAGGAAGGCCACCGTCGAGGTCAACGAGCCGCTGGAGATCGGCGATTCGAAGGTCTACCTCGTCAGCCACGGCTACGCCCCCGTCGTCACGGTCCGCGACGGCAAGGGCAACGTCGTCTACAGCGACGCGGTGCCCCTCCTTCCGCTCGACGGCAACGTCACCTCCACCGGCGCCATCAAGGTCATGGACGGCTATCGCGACGCCAAGGGCAAGTGGGACCAGCTCGGCTTCCAGGCCTTCTTCCTGCCGTCGTACGGCGGCTCGGGCACCGCGGTGGTATCGCAGTTCCCGGCGCTGCGCAACCCGGTGCTGAACCTGGAGGCCTACCACGGCGACCTCGGTGTCAACGCGGGCCTCCCGCAGAGCGTGTACCAGCTGAACAAGAAGAACCTGGAGGGGTTCAAGGACTCCAAGGGCGCGCAGCTCAGGGAGAACCTGAAGCCCGGCGAGACCATGAAGCTCCCGAACGGCGCCGGCTCGATCACCTTCGAGAAGGAGGTCAAGGAGTGGGCCGGCTTCCAGGTCGCCCGCCAGCCCGGCAGCGGCTGGGCGCTCGCCGGTTCCGTCGCCGCGATCTTCGGCCTCGCCGCCTCCCTGTTCATCCAGCGCCGCCGCGTGTGGGTGCGGGCCACCACCGGCAGTGACGGCGTCACGGTCGTCGAGATGGCCGGCCTCGGCCGCAGCGAGTCCGCCAAGGTGCCCGAGGAACTCGGCGACCTCGCCGGGATCCTCTACGAGCAGGCGCCGGGCGCGCCCGATGCCGACGCCGACCCCGCAGATTCCGAAGCTTCCCCCGACCCCCAAGTCGTACCTGCCGAAGGGGCTGAGAAGTGACTCTCGCCGCCGCAACCGATCTGGCCGCCGCCACCAACGAAAACCTCGCGAGCATCAGCAACACGCTGATCTACTCGTCGATGGCCGTCTACACCCTGGCCTTCTTCGCGTACATCGCCGAATGGCTCCTCGGCAGCCGCAGCAAGGTCGGCCGTACGGCCGCCGCGCTCACCCCGGCGAAGGCCAAGAAGGCCGACGCGCCCGCCGTCACCGTGAAGCAGGGCGGCTCCACCGCCGTGCTGGAGCGGCCGAAGGTCGTCGTGCGGGCCACCGCCGGTCAGCGGGACGTGCCGGACGGGCCCGGGGCGCACGGCGGGGACGCGCAGGGCGACCTCTACGGGCGTATCGCCATCTCCCTCACCGTCCTCGCCTTCCTGATCGAGTTCGGCGGTGTGCTCGCTCGGGCTCTGTCGGTGCAGCGGGCGCCGTGGGGCAACATGTACGAGTTCAACATCACCTTCTCCACGGTCGCCGTCGGCGTGTACCTCGGGCTGCTCGTGCTGAAGAAGAACGTGCGCTGGCTCGGGCTGTTCCTGATCACCACGGTCCTCCTCGATCTCGGCCTCGCCGTCACTGTCTTGTACACCGCCAGCGACCAGTTGGTTCCCGCCCTTCACTCGTACTGGCTGTACATCCACGTCTCCACGGCGATCTTCTGCGGCGCGGTGTTCTACGTCGGCGCGGTCTCCACGCTGCTCTACCTCTTCAAGGACAGCTACGAGAACAAGCTGGCGAGCGGCGGCACCCCCGGCCGCTTCGCGAACTCCGTCCTCGACCGGCTGCCCGCCTCGGCGTCCCTCGACAAGTTCTCCTACCGCGTCAACGCCGCCGTCTTCCCGCTGTGGACGTTCACGATCATCGCGGGCGCCATCTGGGCGGGCGACGCCTGGGGCCGCTACTGGGGCTGGGACCCCAAGGAGACCTGGTCCTTCATCACCTGGGTCGCCTACGCCTGCTACCTGCACGCCCGCGCCACGGCCGGCTGGAAGGGCCGCAAGGCCGCCTACCTGGCTCTGATCGCCTTCGGCTGCTGGCTGTTCAACTACTACGGCGTCAACATCTTCGTCTCCGGCAAGCACTCGTACGCCGGGGTGTAACTCACCTGCAGGCCCCTTGCATTGAAGGCCGGTTCCCGTGACCCAGATCACGGGAACCGGCCTTCGCCGTGCGGACAGGTAGAGGGATGTGGATACGAATCTGCGGAAACGCATCCGCGCGGGGGACCACAACGCTTTCGGTGAGCTCTTCGACGCGTACGCACGCTCCGTCTACAACCATGCCTTCCGGCTCACGGGGGAGTGGTCGACGGCCGAGGACGTCGTCTCGCTGACCTTCCTGGAGGCCTGGCGGCTGCGCGAGAGGCTCGACGAGGAGGGCGGCTCGCCGCTCCCCTGGCTGCTCGGCATCGCCACCAACGTCACTCGCAACACCCGTCGCGCGACCCGACGGCACGCGACCGCGGTAGCACGCCTGCCGCGCGACGAGACCGTACGGGACTTCGCCGACGAGGTCGCGGACCGTATCGACGACGCCGCGCAACTGGCCGTCGTACGGACCGCGTTGGCCAGGCTGAGGCGGGCCGAGCGCGAGGTGCTGGCGCTGTGCGTGTGGTCGGGGCTGGACTACCGGGCGGCGGCGGACGCCCTGGGGGTGCCGGTGGGGACCGTACGGTCACGGCTGTCGCGGGCGCGGACAAAACTCGCGAAACACATGGAACCACCCGAGCGGCGCGGACAGATGAGAGGTGACCGCACCACCGCGGTCGGGCCCCTGAGGGAGGGAAGCCGATGAACCAGCTCCCGGAGCTTGTGGAGAGAGACCTTCCGCCGGGCCGGCACCGACTCCTCAAGGAGCACCTGATGACCGAGATCCGGCAGGAACCGTCCGAAGCCCCCGTGCGCAGGCGTTTTCTGCGCACCGCCCTGGTCGTGGGCGCCGTCGCGGCCGTCACCGCCGTCGCCGTCACGCTCACCGTGCCGTCCGGCGCCCCGGCCCCGTCGGCCGCCTCCCCCGGGGCTGTGTCCCTGCTGGAGGACATCGCGCTCGCGGCCGAGCACAGTGACGTGCCGAAGGGCATCCGTGACGATCAGTTCGTGTACATCAAGAGCAGGGTCGGCTGGAGCGTGTACACGGAGGGCGAGCCCCCGAGGCTCGAACCGATCCATCAGCGCGAGGTCTGGCTGTCGGTGGACGGTACCCGCAAGGGCCTGCTGCGTGACGCCGACGCCGGGTTCGACGACGAACCGCTGGACGCGGAGACCCCCGGCATCCCGTCCAACACCAACTACCGCCACCTCCAGACCCTCCCGACCGACCCCGACAAGATGTACGACTGGCTGAACAGCGTCAGCGAGGGCAGCAGCAGCAAGGACGAGGCCAACTTCGTCCTCGTCGGCGACCTCGCCCGCGAGTCCCTGATGCCGCCCGCGCAGGCCGCCGCCCTCTACCGGGCCGCCGCCAAGATCTCCGGCGTCTTCGTGATCGACGACACGGTGGACGCGGCCGGCCGGCACGGGGTGGCGGTGGCGCGGGTGGACGACGGGGAGCGCAACGAACTGATCTTCGACAAGAAGACCAAGAAATTCCTCGGCGAGCGGTCGGTGGCCGTCGAGGACATGCAGGGGGGCTTCCATAAGGGCGACGTGACCGGCCGCACCGCGATCCTGGAGCGCACGGTCGTCGACAAGGCAGGTCAGCGCCGGTAAGGGGTGCATATCGTCCCCGGCGGGGTCAGGCTGGTGTCATGACCGGTTCCGTAGAACAGGGCATCAGCCAGACCCACGGGAACACGCACATCCTGCACTTCCTGGTGCGGTTTCCCCGGCCGGTGGAGACGCTCTGGGCGGCGCTGACCACGCCGGAGGGGCTCGCGGCCTGGTTCACCTCCGCCGACGTCCTGGAACCCCGCCTCGGCGGTGCGGTCACGCTGCGTGACCTCGGGTCCGGGCGGGTCACCGCGTGGGACGTGGAGCGGGTCGCCGAGTACACGCTGGAGGGCGGCGGCCGGATCAGGTTCCATCTGGAGCGGGACGGGGACCGGGGCAGCGCCCTGCGCTTCACCCATGAGTTCCAGGGCGGGGTGGAGTCGGAACCGCGGTGGCGGGCGCGCTTCGAGCGGTTGCTCGACGTGCTCGAAGCGGGCGCGTGACGCCGGCGGCCACCGCGACCAGCGATCACCGGCACGGCCTGCGGCACCGGCGACCAAGTCGGGTTACGAAACGGTCGACATGATGATGTCCCGAAGCCGCTCCACATACAGCCGCATGTTCTTGTACGCGATGTCGGTGTCCGGGTAGCGGCAGGTGAACCACAGGCCCTCGTGGAGCCGGTTGAACCACACGTACACCTTGTCGCCGTACGCCACCCTGCCCAGTCCGTACGCCTTCAGGTCGGTCCACCGCGCCGAGCCGGGGACGTCCCGGCCGTCGAGGAACGAGACGACCGAGTACAGGTCGGGCGACGTCGGGCGGAAGTCCGGGCCGAGCAGGTCCAGGACCCGGGCGAGCGGGACGCGGGCCAGCGGCCGGTTGGTCCGCAACTCGGCGCGCACGGCTTTCAGGGCACTGGTGAAGTCGGGTGCGGCCGCCACGGGAACCTCGATCGGCGCGGCGCCGACGAACCAGCCCACCGAGTCCGACCACTCGGCCCTGTCCCGGGTGTGGAACGGCACGACCGTGCGGTAGACGGGCTCCTTGCCGATCTCGTGCACAACCAGGCTCGTGGCGGCCAGAACGCCGACCTGGCTTCCGCCGTAGGGACGGCAGTACGCCTCGAACGCCGCGGCGGCGTCGGCGTCCACGATCATCTCGCGCATGAGTTTCTGGGTGTGCAGGCCGCCGGGATCGATGCCCAGTTCGACGGGGAAGTTCGGCAGCTGTCCGTCGCAGCGGTCGATGAACTCCCGCCAGCGAGCGACGATCGCATGGTCGTCGGCGATCCGGTCCGCCTTCTCCCGCTCGATCTCGCAGAAGTCGACGTAACTGGCGACCGGCGGCTCCTCCACCGGGCGGCCCTCGACGGCTGCCGCGTAGAGATCGTGGATCTCGGCGGGGATGCGCATGATGGAGTAGCCGTCGACGTTGCTGTGATCGAAAGCCATGTAC contains the following coding sequences:
- a CDS encoding SRPBCC domain-containing protein — translated: MTGSVEQGISQTHGNTHILHFLVRFPRPVETLWAALTTPEGLAAWFTSADVLEPRLGGAVTLRDLGSGRVTAWDVERVAEYTLEGGGRIRFHLERDGDRGSALRFTHEFQGGVESEPRWRARFERLLDVLEAGA
- a CDS encoding condensation domain-containing protein; translation: MRMTDIQRCEVRPGRLVEWTLSPATVATATGLPTDSRPPAYVQESHLKTVHSVCEDGLFLPTWLGAAFDVPGRVDLDALQEALHGWTLRHETLRSGFRWTGGDLHRFTVDAETVSLQREVVGDFPDAAELVQHLQDRFDAAAYALRWPNFIYAAVVRDDCTSVYMAFDHSNVDGYSIMRIPAEIHDLYAAAVEGRPVEEPPVASYVDFCEIEREKADRIADDHAIVARWREFIDRCDGQLPNFPVELGIDPGGLHTQKLMREMIVDADAAAAFEAYCRPYGGSQVGVLAATSLVVHEIGKEPVYRTVVPFHTRDRAEWSDSVGWFVGAAPIEVPVAAAPDFTSALKAVRAELRTNRPLARVPLARVLDLLGPDFRPTSPDLYSVVSFLDGRDVPGSARWTDLKAYGLGRVAYGDKVYVWFNRLHEGLWFTCRYPDTDIAYKNMRLYVERLRDIIMSTVS